The following proteins are co-located in the Dromiciops gliroides isolate mDroGli1 chromosome 2, mDroGli1.pri, whole genome shotgun sequence genome:
- the NUTF2 gene encoding nuclear transport factor 2, giving the protein MGDKPIWEQIGSSFVQHYYQLFDNDRTQLGAIYIDASCLTWEGQQFQGKAAIVEKLSSLPFQKIQHSITAQDHQPTPDSCILSMVVGQLKADEDPIMGFHQIFLLKNINDAWVCTNDMFRLALHNFG; this is encoded by the exons ATGGGAGACAAGCCGATTTGGGAGCAGATTGGATCCAGCTTTGTGCAACATTACTACCAGTTATTTGATAATGACAGAACCCAATTAGGAGCAATATAT ATTGATGCCTCTTGCCTTACATGGGAAGGGCAGCAATTCCAAGGCAAAGCAGCCATTGTGGAGAAATTGTCT aGCCTTCCGTTTCAGAAAATCCAGCACAGTATCACAGCTCAGGACCACCAGCCCACCCCTGACAGCTGTATACTCAGCATGGTGGTGGGACAGCTAAAG GCTGATGAAGACCCCATCATGGGATTCCACCAGATATTTCTATTAAAGAACATCAATGATGCTTGGGTGTGCACCAATGACATGTTCAGGCTAGCGCTGCACAACTTCGGCTGA